A stretch of the Chelonoidis abingdonii isolate Lonesome George chromosome 11, CheloAbing_2.0, whole genome shotgun sequence genome encodes the following:
- the LOC116822379 gene encoding ribonuclease Oy-like, protein MVRGAVLLFLWLAGAEMLQEEQVEQSGFCSWKCMKFVQMWPASFCVALGPRFDCVVPESADSWTIHGLWPSSVMNCCSCWQLFPSDLMDLPKQLARHWPTFLNISNFKFWKEEWQKHGTCAGCMEALSSPSKYFGAALDLRSMYNID, encoded by the exons ATGGTGCGTGGGGCCGTGCTGCTGTTCCTGTGGCTGGCTGGAGCAGAGATGCTCCAGGAGGAGCAGGTGGAGCAAAGTGG ATTTTGCAGCTGGAAGTGCATGAAGTTTGTCCAGATGTGGCCGGCATCGTTCTGCGTG GCTCTAGGGCCGAGGTTCGACTGCGTCGTCCCAGAGTCTGCTGACAGCTGGACCATCCACGGGCTCTG GCCCAGCAGCGTCATgaactgctgcagctgctggcagcttTTCCCCTCTGACCTGATG GATCTCCCCAAGCAGCTGGCCCGGCACTGGCCCACCTTCCTCAACATCAGCAACTTCAAATTCTG gaagGAAGAGTGGCAGAAGCACGGGACCTGCGCTGGGTGCATGGAGGCCTTGAGCTCCCCCAGCAAGTACTTCGGGGCGGCCCTTGACCTGCGCAGCATGTACAACATTGACTG